Proteins found in one Enterococcus sp. 9D6_DIV0238 genomic segment:
- a CDS encoding LPXTG cell wall anchor domain-containing protein has product MNKLIILLSSLILLISIAVVPSTVYGTEGAGGQVTTGGKISFYEDSLEPSENLPEVGSSTEQESEVVVKPVGKLPSTGELIRNFSFVGIGLLVLFLLLLLVSKRVKEEK; this is encoded by the coding sequence ATGAACAAATTGATTATTTTACTCAGCTCTTTGATTTTGCTGATCAGCATAGCCGTAGTACCTTCGACTGTTTATGGAACAGAAGGAGCTGGCGGACAAGTAACTACGGGGGGAAAGATCTCGTTTTATGAAGATTCTCTCGAACCAAGTGAAAATTTACCAGAAGTAGGGTCATCCACTGAACAAGAGTCTGAGGTCGTCGTAAAACCAGTTGGCAAGCTTCCAAGTACAGGGGAACTTATCCGTAACTTTAGTTTTGTCGGAATAGGTCTGCTCGTGCTCTTCCTTCTTTTACTCTTAGTAAGCAAACGAGTAAAGGAGGAGAAATAG
- a CDS encoding WxL domain-containing protein, translated as MKKQKFKIITSMIIMLTSLTFFSSSAQATNSSITQPGTVTVEGSAISNPIDPENPEEVVDPGEGPSTEGPLRIDYVSSLDFGKAKISGTNRTYHALAQQFRSETGPRGSYIQITDQRANSTGWTLQVKQNHQFRNTVIQNANEQELNGAVLSLDKGWANSSGTSESPTVTRETIALNSIGTAYDLATASPGSGRGVWTIAFGASETNSNNMETTLLPVVDSSGNALIDDFSGKPAYSNSAVRLAIPNATKIYPVQYATELTWILAELP; from the coding sequence ATGAAGAAACAGAAATTTAAAATCATTACCAGCATGATCATTATGTTGACAAGCTTAACGTTTTTTAGTTCATCTGCTCAAGCGACAAATAGTTCTATCACACAACCAGGGACAGTAACTGTTGAAGGCAGTGCAATATCAAATCCGATAGACCCGGAAAATCCTGAAGAAGTCGTTGATCCTGGTGAAGGGCCGTCCACAGAAGGGCCTCTACGTATTGATTATGTGTCGTCGCTTGATTTTGGCAAAGCTAAAATTTCAGGTACAAACCGCACCTATCATGCATTAGCACAACAATTTCGAAGTGAGACTGGTCCGAGAGGCAGCTATATCCAAATCACTGATCAGCGTGCCAATTCAACTGGCTGGACCTTACAAGTCAAACAGAATCATCAGTTTAGAAATACAGTGATTCAAAATGCCAATGAGCAAGAGTTGAATGGCGCCGTTTTATCTCTAGATAAAGGCTGGGCAAATAGTAGTGGAACAAGTGAATCCCCTACGGTTACCCGGGAAACGATTGCTTTAAACTCAATCGGCACAGCCTATGACTTAGCAACAGCTTCCCCAGGCAGTGGCCGTGGTGTCTGGACGATTGCGTTTGGCGCTTCTGAAACAAATAGCAACAATATGGAGACAACATTACTTCCAGTGGTAGATTCATCGGGCAATGCGCTGATCGATGATTTTTCTGGAAAGCCGGCTTATAGCAATTCTGCTGTTCGATTGGCTATTCCGAATGCAACAAAAATCTACCCAGTACAATATGCAACAGAACTGACTTGGATTTTAGCCGAGTTACCTTAA
- a CDS encoding WxL domain-containing protein, with protein MKLTTLSSAAIVAALTLGALAPTAAMAAPTELESTGTVKVEEGGDEESPGVVDPENPDVVLPPVNPEPGETVNPDLGPLMIERTSNLDFGTIKTSANEVTAYATAASFGEGPEAATRGAYVQWRDIRAGGTFGYTVTAEMTQQFTGASSNALSGSTIDFSNGFVAAQGDNTNAIPSNLTPAFQLTENGGAQTIVTANQAAQEGKGRYIMAFGNSTDATEGNSVKLTVPAATASNMAVDTYTAKVTWKVVAAQ; from the coding sequence ATGAAATTAACAACACTATCATCAGCAGCGATCGTAGCTGCACTAACACTAGGTGCTTTAGCGCCGACAGCAGCAATGGCAGCTCCAACAGAATTAGAATCAACTGGAACTGTAAAAGTTGAAGAAGGTGGCGACGAAGAAAGCCCAGGCGTTGTCGATCCAGAAAATCCAGATGTGGTTTTACCACCTGTTAATCCAGAACCAGGCGAAACTGTAAACCCAGATTTAGGACCATTGATGATTGAAAGAACTTCTAACTTAGACTTTGGCACAATCAAAACTTCAGCAAACGAAGTAACAGCTTATGCAACAGCAGCAAGCTTCGGTGAAGGCCCAGAAGCAGCAACACGTGGTGCTTATGTACAATGGCGTGATATCCGTGCTGGGGGAACATTTGGCTACACTGTAACTGCTGAAATGACACAACAATTTACGGGGGCTAGCTCAAACGCATTAAGCGGTTCTACTATTGATTTCAGTAATGGATTTGTAGCAGCGCAAGGCGATAACACAAATGCAATTCCTTCAAATCTAACACCAGCTTTCCAATTGACTGAAAATGGTGGCGCTCAAACAATTGTGACTGCAAATCAAGCAGCACAAGAAGGAAAAGGACGTTATATCATGGCTTTTGGTAACAGTACAGATGCTACAGAAGGAAACTCTGTTAAATTAACTGTTCCAGCAGCAACAGCATCAAACATGGCTGTTGACACATATACAGCTAAAGTGACTTGGAAAGTCGTAGCTGCTCAATAA
- a CDS encoding DUF916 and DUF3324 domain-containing protein — MKKRVRVIGIVLLIMLTFLPSVLFSRSVYADDSSEAADDVAGATGFTYSLNFPENQMEDNIGYYKLKMNKGQEQTITLTLSNPSAEKITVNIGLNGAVTNQNGVIEYGDSEIENDASLQFDFEDIVSGPETVDLAAGETKTVEIKIKMPETGTKGVIAGGIQLMKADQDGNVSNEGGSRIINQYAYIIGLLLQESDQDLTPDLKLNKVFAGQNNYRNAIFVDFSNVIPAFLNDMTVETQINAKGNEAVLYERKQTAMRMAPNSFIQFPISMNGERMVSGTYVANILVTSGDQKWAWKEEFEITQEDADKFNERDVGLVQEKGFNWQLIVMIVGAVLALGGVVYGLIVFLRKKQQKKEQAEKLARKKKKANGTKSKKRPLDE, encoded by the coding sequence ATGAAAAAAAGAGTAAGAGTAATAGGAATTGTTTTATTGATCATGTTGACGTTTTTGCCGAGTGTTCTTTTTAGTCGTTCGGTTTATGCAGATGACAGTAGTGAAGCGGCAGACGATGTTGCCGGTGCTACAGGTTTTACCTATAGCCTTAACTTTCCAGAAAATCAAATGGAAGACAATATTGGTTATTACAAATTAAAGATGAATAAAGGACAGGAACAAACGATTACGCTCACCTTATCGAATCCTAGTGCTGAAAAAATTACGGTCAATATTGGCTTGAATGGCGCTGTTACTAATCAAAATGGTGTGATCGAATATGGTGATTCGGAAATAGAAAATGACGCTTCTTTACAGTTTGATTTTGAAGATATTGTTTCAGGTCCAGAAACAGTTGACTTAGCAGCTGGTGAAACAAAAACAGTTGAAATCAAGATCAAGATGCCTGAAACAGGAACAAAAGGAGTGATTGCTGGAGGAATCCAGCTGATGAAAGCTGACCAGGATGGAAATGTGTCTAATGAAGGCGGTTCTCGAATTATTAATCAATACGCCTATATCATTGGTCTTTTACTTCAAGAATCGGATCAGGACCTGACGCCAGACTTGAAGCTGAATAAAGTATTTGCCGGACAAAATAATTACCGAAATGCGATTTTCGTGGATTTTTCGAATGTGATCCCAGCATTCTTAAATGATATGACAGTAGAGACACAAATCAATGCAAAGGGGAATGAAGCTGTTTTATATGAACGTAAACAAACCGCAATGCGCATGGCGCCAAATTCCTTTATCCAATTTCCTATCAGTATGAACGGGGAAAGAATGGTTTCAGGTACTTATGTGGCCAATATTTTAGTAACCTCTGGTGATCAAAAGTGGGCGTGGAAAGAAGAGTTCGAAATCACACAGGAAGACGCAGATAAATTTAATGAACGGGATGTCGGTTTAGTACAGGAAAAAGGCTTTAACTGGCAGTTGATCGTAATGATCGTTGGTGCTGTTTTAGCATTAGGTGGAGTAGTTTACGGATTGATCGTATTTCTACGTAAAAAACAGCAAAAGAAAGAACAAGCAGAAAAACTAGCACGAAAAAAGAAAAAAGCGAACGGAACCAAGAGTAAAAAGCGACCGCTAGATGAATAG
- the lepB gene encoding signal peptidase I — MKKRMNQEKKQRKTSDTHQHNKKKQVSKSLNQRKRKTKGSIRRKNGKKKKTVLRDIILTTVFTIFLSLAIGSIFFKVTTVQGHSMIPNLRDGDILLIKKRTDLRRFDLVTFMNEKNNVQARRLIGLPGEKIVYKEDTLYVDDQPVDEKFIVDEVNESQRNGKNFTEDFTSEDLTSTKTIPEGYYLVLGDNRPYAADSRVYGLISAENMIGKVDFHWSLSNVKR, encoded by the coding sequence ATGAAAAAAAGAATGAATCAAGAAAAGAAACAAAGAAAAACGTCTGATACACATCAACATAACAAGAAAAAGCAAGTCTCTAAGTCCTTAAATCAACGAAAAAGGAAGACGAAAGGATCCATTCGAAGGAAGAATGGAAAGAAAAAGAAGACGGTACTTCGGGACATTATTCTCACTACCGTTTTTACGATCTTTTTATCGCTGGCGATCGGTTCCATCTTCTTTAAAGTGACGACTGTTCAGGGACATAGTATGATTCCCAATTTAAGAGATGGAGATATATTGCTTATCAAAAAAAGAACGGACTTGAGGCGTTTCGATCTAGTTACTTTTATGAATGAAAAAAATAATGTTCAGGCTCGGCGACTTATCGGACTACCAGGTGAAAAAATTGTTTATAAAGAGGACACGTTATATGTTGATGATCAGCCTGTTGACGAAAAATTCATAGTAGATGAAGTCAATGAAAGTCAACGCAATGGTAAAAATTTCACTGAAGATTTTACGAGTGAGGATCTGACTTCGACAAAAACAATTCCAGAAGGTTACTACTTAGTACTTGGAGACAATCGACCGTATGCTGCGGATAGTCGAGTATACGGATTGATCTCGGCTGAAAATATGATTGGAAAAGTAGATTTTCATTGGAGCTTGAGTAACGTCAAGAGGTAA
- a CDS encoding nucleotide sugar dehydrogenase produces MNEKLVKKINNREAKIGVIGLGYVGLPLAMEFVSAGFEVIGIDTNEKIVQSLNDGYSHILDINEEVVASAVEEGKFVATTEFEHICKLDALSVCVPTPLNQNQEPDISFLEFTANKIEKYMESELLISVESTTYPGSTRELFYEKFEQGDKEIGKDYYLCFSPERVDPGNAKFQTKNIPKVLGGITAESSELGKILYGSIIEEVIIVSSPETAEMSKLLENTFRSINIAFINEMAMMCERMGIDIWESIDAAATKPFGFMPFYPGAGVGGHCIPLDPMYLYWKGKQNKFFNKFIELSQDINMNMPFNVLTKIQESLNGQGKSIKNARILIVGLSYKPNVGDIRESPSLDIYEKLKQKHAKIDILDPFVPSFRDSQGEIISVMQENNCMYSIYDCVVILTKHDSIDYQLLLSESKAIVDMSRTYTINEEKVFRIGGGSSNHHLRRKLRIKESKISGI; encoded by the coding sequence TTGAATGAAAAATTAGTAAAGAAAATCAACAATAGAGAAGCTAAAATTGGTGTAATTGGGTTAGGCTATGTCGGATTGCCGTTAGCAATGGAGTTTGTATCCGCAGGTTTTGAGGTTATCGGAATCGACACCAATGAAAAGATAGTCCAGAGCTTGAATGATGGATACTCCCACATTCTAGACATAAATGAAGAGGTAGTGGCGTCTGCAGTAGAAGAAGGGAAATTTGTTGCGACAACAGAGTTTGAACATATTTGTAAGTTGGATGCATTGAGTGTTTGTGTGCCGACTCCTTTGAATCAAAATCAAGAGCCGGATATTAGTTTTTTAGAATTTACAGCGAACAAAATTGAGAAGTATATGGAGTCTGAGTTGTTGATTTCTGTTGAGAGTACTACATATCCAGGTTCTACAAGAGAATTGTTCTATGAGAAATTTGAGCAAGGGGATAAGGAAATTGGGAAAGACTATTACTTATGTTTTTCACCAGAGAGAGTCGATCCAGGGAATGCTAAATTTCAAACTAAGAACATCCCTAAAGTGTTAGGTGGGATAACTGCTGAAAGCTCAGAACTTGGAAAAATTCTTTATGGCTCAATCATAGAAGAAGTCATCATAGTTAGCTCCCCGGAAACAGCGGAGATGAGTAAGCTGCTTGAAAACACCTTTAGAAGTATCAATATTGCCTTCATTAATGAAATGGCTATGATGTGTGAGCGGATGGGTATCGATATTTGGGAATCCATCGATGCAGCAGCAACTAAGCCGTTTGGATTTATGCCTTTTTATCCAGGCGCTGGCGTTGGAGGGCACTGTATTCCGTTAGATCCTATGTATCTTTATTGGAAAGGAAAACAAAATAAATTTTTCAACAAGTTTATTGAACTTTCTCAGGATATTAATATGAACATGCCTTTCAATGTACTAACTAAAATCCAAGAGAGCTTAAACGGACAAGGAAAATCGATCAAAAATGCTCGGATATTGATAGTAGGTCTATCTTACAAACCAAATGTTGGTGATATTCGAGAATCTCCATCACTAGACATCTACGAAAAATTGAAGCAAAAACATGCGAAAATAGATATTCTTGATCCATTTGTTCCTTCATTTAGAGATTCACAGGGAGAAATAATTTCGGTAATGCAAGAAAATAACTGTATGTATTCGATCTATGATTGTGTCGTTATTTTGACAAAACATGATTCGATCGACTATCAATTATTGTTGAGCGAAAGTAAAGCGATCGTCGATATGAGTCGAACGTATACGATAAATGAAGAAAAAGTATTTAGGATAGGTGGCGGGTCATCTAACCATCATCTACGTAGAAAACTTAGGATCAAGGAGAGCAAAATTAGTGGAATTTAA
- a CDS encoding glycosyltransferase family 2 protein, giving the protein MEFKKKRREHIILSCITFLFCALLIGLIGFWRTGHISSAFSIYGWFMITYLVIKTGLSMFYRVDTSTPPDLEVTVVIPVYNESKSALLKLLEGLSKQTYPIKEVFIVDDGSQRYILDTVLEEIHHLLPLDFVQKVFVGQLPHNQGKRFAQAYAFERSTGDIFFTMDSDGEIFPSTLYELMRPFKDTNVQAVTGHINARNRKNSLLSYLLDMRYDNAFRVERASQSVTGNILVCSGPISCYRRTVVMNNLDRYLNQTVFGSLAHVGDDRCLTNYANERGKTVYQESAKCITDVPEKISVFLKQQTRWSKSFFRESFLSMKLLRKRPMVFVWSITEIFLWIVFLGAISYNIIWHFGNLTLKDWLFFLLLACLSAYARNVHYMFKHPLCYLLAPLYGIFHFFTIHLVRFYALLTLKDNRWGTRTSQIEVDKKRL; this is encoded by the coding sequence GTGGAATTTAAGAAGAAACGTAGAGAGCATATCATACTGTCGTGTATTACTTTTCTGTTTTGCGCCTTATTGATAGGATTGATTGGTTTTTGGAGAACAGGTCATATTTCGAGTGCATTTAGTATATATGGTTGGTTTATGATCACATATTTAGTTATCAAGACAGGCTTATCGATGTTTTATCGGGTAGATACCAGCACACCACCGGACTTAGAAGTGACCGTAGTCATTCCAGTCTATAATGAATCAAAATCAGCGCTTTTAAAGTTATTAGAGGGCCTATCGAAACAAACCTATCCGATCAAAGAAGTATTTATTGTTGATGATGGTAGTCAACGATATATATTGGATACTGTTTTAGAAGAAATTCACCATTTACTTCCTTTAGATTTTGTTCAAAAAGTTTTTGTCGGACAATTGCCTCATAACCAAGGGAAGAGATTTGCGCAAGCATATGCGTTTGAGCGTAGCACTGGAGACATTTTTTTCACGATGGATTCAGATGGAGAAATTTTTCCTTCGACGTTATATGAGTTGATGCGTCCGTTTAAGGATACAAACGTTCAAGCTGTGACAGGACATATCAACGCTAGAAACCGAAAGAATTCATTATTATCGTATCTATTGGATATGAGGTATGATAATGCCTTTCGTGTAGAACGAGCGTCACAATCTGTCACAGGAAATATTTTGGTCTGCTCTGGTCCGATCAGTTGTTACCGACGCACTGTTGTGATGAACAATTTGGATCGCTATTTGAATCAAACCGTATTTGGCTCACTTGCCCATGTAGGAGACGATCGGTGTCTCACAAATTACGCGAATGAACGTGGAAAAACAGTTTATCAGGAGTCAGCTAAATGTATCACTGACGTTCCAGAAAAAATTAGTGTGTTTTTAAAACAACAAACAAGATGGAGTAAATCGTTCTTTAGAGAAAGCTTTCTGTCTATGAAATTGTTGAGAAAACGTCCGATGGTTTTTGTTTGGTCAATAACCGAAATTTTCCTCTGGATCGTATTTTTAGGTGCTATTTCATATAATATCATTTGGCATTTCGGTAATTTAACATTGAAAGACTGGCTGTTCTTTTTACTGTTGGCTTGTCTTTCTGCATATGCTCGGAATGTTCATTACATGTTCAAACACCCATTGTGCTACTTATTAGCACCGTTATATGGTATTTTTCACTTTTTTACTATCCATCTAGTTCGCTTTTATGCGTTATTGACTTTAAAAGATAATAGATGGGGCACTAGAACGAGTCAAATTGAAGTAGATAAGAAGCGTTTGTGA
- a CDS encoding AI-2E family transporter, with protein MDLLKKSKMVAILAVLILIGTTIFIFSKVAFIFRPLEAIVSSILLPILISVFIFYIFLPIFKQLERITKRRNLSVFLIVLLILSVVFLGIQVVMPMIITEIGKFVAQIPTIIYSISQLVESSVLEEKVAPLLESLDLNQMGRVIIQVISGARSSLSGIVEVISHSAIIIFTIPLLLVYMFKDGEKIPSKLQEITPEDYQQLVKDWCRDFHNAASTYISGKMMVCAYVGVSSYLVFKILGLPNALLLGLICGLMDIVPYFGPFIGVIPALLYALSQDLKTAILLILFITAIQFGESYLVSPIVMNKVSKIHPIIAVFLLLIAGNLLGFLGMIVALPMYTIIRGMVRTFIDFRKKCKRRVDSGVYASEKIKN; from the coding sequence ATGGATCTTTTAAAAAAGTCAAAAATGGTTGCTATACTGGCTGTCTTAATTTTGATCGGAACAACGATCTTTATATTTTCCAAAGTAGCGTTCATTTTTAGACCATTAGAGGCGATCGTATCAAGTATTTTACTACCTATTTTGATTTCAGTGTTTATCTTTTATATATTCTTACCTATTTTTAAGCAGCTGGAACGAATAACTAAACGAAGAAATCTATCCGTCTTTTTGATCGTTTTATTGATTTTATCGGTAGTTTTCCTAGGGATCCAAGTTGTTATGCCTATGATCATTACAGAAATTGGTAAATTTGTAGCTCAAATTCCGACGATTATTTATTCGATCAGTCAGCTGGTTGAAAGCTCTGTATTGGAAGAAAAAGTGGCTCCTTTGCTGGAATCTTTGGACTTAAATCAAATGGGGAGAGTCATTATTCAAGTGATTTCTGGTGCGAGATCGAGTTTGAGCGGTATCGTAGAGGTCATTTCTCATTCCGCCATCATTATTTTTACAATCCCGTTATTACTAGTTTATATGTTTAAAGATGGTGAAAAAATTCCAAGTAAGCTGCAGGAAATAACACCTGAAGACTATCAGCAGTTGGTCAAGGATTGGTGTCGGGATTTTCATAACGCTGCTTCTACTTATATCAGTGGAAAAATGATGGTATGTGCGTACGTAGGCGTCAGCAGCTATCTGGTATTTAAAATACTTGGGTTGCCCAATGCTCTTTTGTTAGGATTGATTTGCGGATTGATGGATATCGTTCCTTATTTTGGCCCATTTATCGGTGTTATCCCAGCACTGTTATATGCGTTGAGTCAGGATTTGAAAACGGCCATATTGTTGATCCTATTTATAACAGCTATTCAATTCGGTGAATCTTATTTGGTATCACCGATCGTAATGAACAAAGTAAGTAAGATCCACCCAATTATTGCTGTATTTCTATTGTTGATTGCAGGAAATCTTTTAGGCTTCTTAGGAATGATTGTCGCGCTTCCGATGTATACGATCATTCGTGGAATGGTAAGGACCTTTATCGACTTTCGAAAAAAATGCAAAAGGCGAGTTGATTCAGGCGTTTACGCTTCTGAAAAGATTAAAAATTAG
- a CDS encoding PepSY domain-containing protein, with protein sequence MNKKIIISMALMLLTLGACANNNKTETGTSNLETKNETSTAVGSRLETIKISLPDAIAAFEEIYPSAAITSIDLEDSLGSYSYKIQGIEGTKEFDIRVDADSGEVTKEREETVDRDDQGEDNALDLKDLISLEEATEIAEGTVKDGEAIEWSLEKELATTYWEVTVKKGLLSENTVKINAQTGDVLEQEQD encoded by the coding sequence ATGAATAAAAAAATAATCATTTCCATGGCCTTGATGTTATTGACACTAGGTGCTTGTGCGAACAACAACAAAACAGAGACTGGGACAAGTAATTTGGAAACAAAAAATGAGACGAGTACTGCAGTGGGTAGTCGATTGGAAACGATCAAAATCAGTTTGCCGGATGCAATCGCAGCGTTTGAAGAAATCTATCCAAGTGCAGCCATCACTTCAATTGATTTAGAAGATTCTCTTGGATCATATTCTTATAAAATACAAGGGATTGAGGGAACGAAAGAATTTGATATTCGAGTGGATGCAGATTCAGGCGAAGTAACAAAAGAGCGTGAAGAAACGGTTGATCGTGACGATCAAGGAGAAGATAATGCTTTGGATCTGAAAGATCTCATTTCATTGGAAGAAGCGACTGAAATAGCTGAAGGAACAGTGAAAGATGGGGAAGCGATCGAGTGGTCATTGGAGAAAGAATTAGCAACGACTTACTGGGAAGTGACTGTAAAAAAAGGTCTATTGTCAGAAAATACGGTGAAGATCAATGCTCAAACTGGTGATGTTTTAGAACAAGAGCAAGATTGA
- a CDS encoding glucosyltransferase domain-containing protein, which translates to MSESFSALTDWCKKNKALLLMTVIIYQAVTVAIGIVNFPYMDDTVRQRVGNTDFASTYSRWGSELASWFVQGSRHLTDMGLFTHILTGFILTVASVIVVYTLNNKKLSALSLIVSTLIGLNPWFLQSISFRFDSPYMALSILFSVLPFLWWESKARIFFILSAFSIFMMCNTYQASSGIYIVMVLALSLKILLAGGKISPVLKKSLLSAGAYVVAMIAYLIETKFNPDLANRGGNVAIAAFKDIPKTLVANISMYLHSIIDQSTKVWVILFVLLIVLFIVVSFVQAKERSLSLLFIGLYLVLGAILSYGVFLIFPEKLALAAPRYAYGFSVFTAITLILLLDHKLSPQWKNMAIKGTISLFCYYLLSFPFVYASALHYQKDAFVRQSMMLAISLKNLVTADTKQVYATMLFKDSPVFNNTKQNYPILQEMVPPNSAIFFPNQVVFKTYTGMDIMIESFDFTTFDKEHSELKSSDYYYDIYEKDNQLYVLVK; encoded by the coding sequence ATGTCAGAATCATTCTCTGCACTAACTGACTGGTGCAAGAAAAACAAAGCACTCCTGCTTATGACAGTGATTATCTATCAAGCAGTGACAGTGGCAATTGGAATCGTCAATTTCCCATATATGGATGACACCGTTCGTCAGCGCGTTGGCAACACAGATTTCGCCAGCACCTATTCAAGATGGGGCAGTGAACTAGCTTCTTGGTTCGTGCAGGGAAGTCGTCATTTAACAGATATGGGGCTTTTCACGCACATTTTGACTGGATTCATATTAACAGTCGCCAGTGTTATCGTCGTTTACACCTTGAATAATAAAAAATTAAGTGCTCTCTCTTTGATCGTTTCTACGTTGATTGGATTGAATCCTTGGTTTTTGCAAAGCATCAGTTTTAGATTCGATAGCCCTTATATGGCATTGAGTATTCTATTTTCTGTCCTGCCGTTCCTTTGGTGGGAAAGTAAGGCACGGATCTTTTTTATTCTATCAGCTTTCAGTATTTTCATGATGTGCAACACGTATCAAGCTTCTTCAGGTATCTATATTGTTATGGTCTTAGCACTTTCCTTAAAAATATTATTGGCTGGCGGAAAAATAAGTCCAGTGCTAAAGAAGAGCCTCTTATCAGCAGGAGCTTACGTCGTTGCTATGATCGCGTATTTGATCGAAACAAAATTCAACCCTGATTTGGCAAACCGCGGAGGTAACGTTGCGATTGCTGCTTTCAAAGATATCCCCAAAACTTTGGTTGCTAACATATCCATGTATCTGCACAGCATCATCGATCAAAGTACAAAAGTTTGGGTGATTTTATTCGTTCTTTTGATTGTACTATTCATTGTAGTGAGCTTTGTTCAGGCTAAAGAGCGGTCGTTAAGTCTTCTGTTTATCGGTCTTTATCTGGTCTTGGGAGCCATTTTAAGTTACGGTGTATTTTTGATTTTCCCAGAAAAATTAGCACTTGCTGCACCTCGATATGCTTACGGCTTTAGTGTTTTCACAGCAATTACTTTGATTCTGCTTTTAGATCATAAACTGTCTCCACAATGGAAAAATATGGCAATAAAAGGAACGATCAGCTTATTCTGCTATTATTTACTATCCTTTCCATTTGTTTATGCTTCGGCGTTACACTACCAAAAAGACGCCTTTGTACGTCAAAGTATGATGCTGGCGATATCTTTAAAAAATCTAGTTACAGCAGATACGAAACAAGTGTATGCAACAATGTTGTTTAAAGACTCACCCGTTTTTAACAACACGAAACAGAATTATCCTATTTTACAAGAAATGGTTCCACCCAATTCAGCCATCTTCTTTCCTAATCAGGTAGTATTCAAAACCTATACAGGCATGGATATAATGATCGAATCGTTTGATTTTACTACCTTTGATAAAGAACATAGTGAGTTGAAATCTTCTGACTACTATTATGATATTTACGAAAAAGATAACCAGCTTTACGTCTTAGTAAAATAG
- a CDS encoding FusB/FusC family EF-G-binding protein, translating to MTKKIQPYQFNFIRKQANILLQAHLSVNDKNTVKTLQAIVLEKINEQFGEDQEEFQPLLDGFLDAATSKPKLDQFLEGLKEAVLPFSPPSKQQLTKLFKKTKKLKIPEWDELDLRDYTFYSWNDSGKQQKFIVASIDGKFVGVQGSISPTVQKGICPICHETSEVSLFMSKVKESGDGMYTKRGNYICYDSDKCNHNIERREELEAFVQNVLFTK from the coding sequence ATGACTAAAAAAATACAACCATATCAATTTAATTTTATAAGAAAACAAGCGAATATTTTACTGCAGGCTCATTTATCTGTAAATGATAAAAATACAGTAAAAACACTCCAAGCGATCGTTCTTGAAAAAATCAATGAACAATTTGGGGAAGACCAGGAAGAATTTCAACCACTGCTGGATGGTTTTTTAGACGCTGCAACTTCAAAGCCAAAACTTGATCAATTTTTAGAAGGTCTTAAAGAAGCTGTTCTGCCGTTTTCACCACCATCAAAACAGCAATTGACAAAGCTATTCAAAAAAACAAAGAAATTAAAAATCCCTGAATGGGATGAATTAGATCTTAGAGACTATACTTTTTATAGCTGGAATGACAGTGGCAAGCAGCAAAAATTTATTGTTGCTTCGATCGACGGAAAATTCGTAGGCGTCCAAGGAAGTATTTCACCGACTGTCCAAAAGGGCATCTGCCCGATCTGCCATGAAACATCTGAAGTTTCACTTTTCATGTCTAAAGTAAAAGAGTCTGGTGATGGCATGTACACGAAACGTGGAAACTATATCTGTTATGACAGTGACAAATGTAACCACAATATTGAACGAAGAGAAGAATTAGAAGCATTTGTTCAGAACGTGCTGTTTACAAAATAA